tagctgcggTGTGTGATATGTCGTAGGTAGCAGCTAAGCCTTATCGCTATAGAAACCGTTGCAGGTAGTTCGTTTTTTTAAATAGGAATTTCAAACCACAAACGTGTTGCTATATCTGCAAGCTAGCTACGTACATATTATCTCAATAATTTAACAATTTACTTAACCGTTACATGCACATTTGGAATGGTAATCCACCAGGCTGTGCAGGCTATTGTGTACAGACAATATACTGTAGGTCACGCTAATGATGCGTCGTAGGCGAATGGACGTCTCTTTTCAGTCAACGTTGGGAACCGAATTACATTGGTGAATGTCCATTTTGCTCAATGAGTTGCTGCTTTTTTTtggtcaaatgtgttttttctgaaATCTTACAAAATGTGTCGTAAATATCCGTAGTGCAGAAATACTAAATAGTAGTGGGGAGAGGCATTATTCTGTTTAACGTCAAGTAAATAAGtcagtttaaatgtaacttattTCAACCTTAAATTCATGCAATAACGTATTTCTACCATACGTGTTCGGTTTAACATTGATTGGCGATTTACAATTTACTGTAAGCATTTGAATTAAGCAGACGTTTAGGAGTCAAATGAACCGACACAACGACACCACCACTGCCAGCTAAAAACGCCAGCATCTTAGTGGGCGTGGCTTGTACTGGGGAGAGTGCACTGTTTCGAAGCGAGCTCGTTTTTTGCGCGTTCACGTACAATATGTAGAATAGAGCGATGTTAAATATCTACAGATATATCTAGTTTTGATAAACGTCATAGGCCAGCTAGATTATTTcgaaaattaaaagaaatgtgaaaagTGGGATTCATCTTGAAGGTTATCTAACCTTGCATCTTCCTTTGCATTTACAGTCAACTATAGTTAGTCTTTGAAAATTCACctgcttttatttctttctttttttttcgaATGTTACATTTAGGATTCTGTAACATTCGAATAATGTATGTCTGGAGTGTACACTTTACAAAATAGTAAATTCTGAATGACTCAGTATGGGTTGTTAATGTACTTCTTTAACATGTAATAGAAAAAAAGGAGCAGGCTTTCATTAACTTCAGTTCACAGCAGCTAATGACTAGAACAAACTGCATAATATTTAAGCTTGACACTTCCATCACACCTCACTCCTTATGAACAAGCTAAACCCACTGCAATCTGATCAGTATACCTGCTTAATTTGTCAAATCTATATTTGCTGTACTTAGCATTTTGTTTAACATATACAGTTGCATTTTAACATAGGAAACATTTTGTGTCACAGTATTTTCTCTAATCACAGTTGTAAATCACAAGTTTAATACAACCAAACAAGTGTAGCCTTATTAGACATTTGGGGTCACCAAAcatgaaatatttttaaacGATTTGTTCGAGAGAGAGTGCCCTAACAAACTGGTGAGATATTTCCTGGATTGATGCGTTGACGGGAATTTCAGATCCATCGCCCTAACGGTATTAATCTAGCTGCCTGGAGAGAAATGCTGTTCAGCGCCTTCCAGGGCAGACAGCAGAGATGAGAGTGCCAAGGCAGCCCCATCTCAACCGCAGTGCACATTTGCCGTCCATTTTGCATGGAAAAACATGATTATTTTTTATCACAATCTCTAATCGAGGTGTGGAAGGCtgtcacattttcacatttgcttttcttttcttcaaGGAATGAAAACGCTCCAAGATGGTCCGCATCGCAAACGCCCTGGGTTTGGTCATATTGAGTGTCGCTCTTTTAATTTTATCCTTAATAAGTTATGTGTCCATTAGGAAGGACAGCATCTTTTCTTCCACAAAATATGACAATATGGGAGGACCACGGATAATGTTCCACGCAGGATTTCGGTGAGTAGCTAAACTAAAATATAATCTTAGCCTATGTGACGCACGCAAAAACTGAAATGGTCTTGCTGTGTGATTTTTGCCACTATGATAAGGCGAACGTAAGCGTGAAATGCTTTCCAGCGCAATATTTATCGTATATGATGATATCGTAGGgttgtataatgttctgtatatGAACATTATACAGCCAACATTAAGACGCACGGCctgcataaataaaaaattaacaacATTTCCTCTGCATGCTTTCCGATGTCCTGAAATGATCGTATGCCTATTGTGACAGCCCACACCTGAACGCATGGGTTTGGACATGTAACACTGACATGTAACATTGAAGGAAACCCTCTTCTTCTCAGGTCACAGTTTGCCATGAATTTCCTGGACCCATCCTTCATCCCTTTAAATAATGCTCTGAACGAAGAGCTGCAAGAGAAACCTTCCAAATGGAAATTCAATAAGACTGCTTTTCATCAGCAAAGGTATTATGATATCTGTATAATTCTGTAGAAAGAAAATATCTTTTGTAATGTTGTGGAAGGCAATACAGTACTGTTATATATTACTGTTATATTTTAGCAGCTACATTTGtgtttaattgacattttagaGTTTATTTGAGGTGCTACAGAACATTGTTGAGACACCAACTGTGATCTAACAATTCAATCCGTTCACTACTTTCCAGGAAAGAGATCTTCCATTTTATAGATGTGGCCAACAACTTTTCCCTCATCAAGAACGGCGTGCACGTAGGCCAACTGATGCACTTTGATTACTCAAGTCACAAGTATGTTTTCTCCATTAGCAACAACCTGAAGTCACTTCTCCCTGACGCTTCACCCATCCAGAACAAGCACTACAATGTGTGCGCTGTGGTGGGGAACAGTGGGATTCTGACCGGCAGTCATTGTGGGCCAGAGATTGACAGCGCCGACTTCATCTTCCGCTGCAACTTTGCCCCTATTGAATCCTATTACAAGGACGTGGGCCGGAAGACCAACCTCACCACGTTCAACCCCAGCATCCTGGAGAGGTACTACAACAACCTGCTGACCATACAGGACCGCAACAACTTCTTCCTGAACCTGAAAAAGCTGGAGGGGGCCATTTTGTGGATTCCTGCATTTTTCCTCCACACCTCAGCCACAGTCACTCGTACGTtggtggatttttttgttgaacaCAAGGGGCAGCTTAAAGTTGAGCTGGCCTGGCCCGGAAACATCATGCAGGATGTCAACAAGTGAGTATTGAGAGACTGAATTTATTGTACCACAGCGCTGAGAATCCGAGCAGTCGTTGTAGTTGTgctccctttaaaaaaaaaaaaaacctggagaAGTTCCGTTCAACACTTCACTGTTCACAGCATGGACACAATACATGCTGTCTAAGGTTGGATATTATTTGTACTCTTTCCCCACAGGTATTGGAAGACCAAGAACCTGTCCCCAAAGCGACTGAGCACAGGTATTCTCATGTACACTCTGGCCTCGGCCATGTGTGAGGAGATCCACCTGTATGGCTTCTGGCCCTTTGGCTGGGACCCCAACACGGGCAAGGAGCTGCCCTACCACTACTATGACAAGAAAGGAACCAAGTTCACCACCAAGTGGCAGGAGACCCACCAGCTGCCCAGTGAGTTTAAGTTGCTATACAAGATGCATGGAGAAGGTGTGACCAAGTTAAGCCTTTCACATTGTTCTTAGGCAATCCAACCTGGGCGATTGCCTAAGAGGCATCAAGAGATTTATTTGGTGGCGCTCCAACACAGCACTCAACCCTGTCCACACATATATTTTGCGACTTGAAGCCGacaattcattatttagtaGTACAATTATGGATTACGATCACTATAGAAAATGTCGTAATATCACTGCATCTTGCCTCCCAGCTTTGTCACAGCGTGCACAATTCACACTAGAACTGAGTTAGTTCACAACTTACATGGAGGAATATTCTGTATTTGAAGACTTGGTTGACAATGATGGTAGAATGTACTCTGTTATGCTGAATATTCTGATACATTATTCTAGAACGTATCGCGTATTATTTGCATTGCTGCCATAATTGTGTGTATAAATAGATcactaaaacacacaggaacacacaaagGAATACATCCGATGGCAAATCATCTCTATTTCAAagtgtgtttcattgttttgggTGTGAGGACAAATGTTATTAGGCTATTGCCTTATTTCAGAGGGATTTGATTGCTCATTTAAAATCAGTGCTTAGTCTCAGGGAAGGAGTTTAGATGATTTTTCTCTCTACTAAAATTCAAATGCCTCCACTTAGGTGCAAAAAATTGTTTTCCCTAAGCCCTTTTTAGCATACAGGGAACTGCCAGAGGTCcgatcagacagacacaggtccCAGCCAGCGCACTACATACAGTGTGATCTGTTTACAGTATCCGTTCATGCATGTACATTGTTGCAGTAGGGATAGCCCTAGTCCCACTATTTTAATAGGATTCTGTGGATAGCGCTGGCATTCAAATTTGAGGGTGAATACATTCCAACACCAAGCCATAGACAAAGCTTAGTTATAGTAAATTTCAAAGCTCATGTATATTGTTGTCAGCACGATTAAGAATTGTAGTTTACTGAACATTTAGGGGGAAAAAGTGTCTGGATTCTGTTTGTTTCAATATCGCATAAAACATCAGTGATAAAAGTAGTAAGGATTTTACTAATTACTTTTCAATTGATGGTATTCATACTGTAACAGCATTTTGTTTATGGAACCTTAGTCAAATAGTGAATACTTCATTATTATGATTTATGTAGCAACACAAGGAAATGTTTAGCATAATACCACTTATACATTACATTAACATAAACCAGATATGTTGAATGTCTTGATTAATAACTGTAGCTAGTATAAAGAGCATGATACACTTTTGAATGGCATTGCATGTAAGAGACTAACAAATGTTTAAGGCTAGTTTTGTACAACCTTTTTAAAAATTTGGTTTTGGAGGGGATTagtgtgttctttgtttttgttcatatttgtgCTGATATTTTCTATGAAATATCACCTGAAACAtagtatgaaatgtattttaaggcAGAATATTCAAACCACTGGGACCAACATTAATTTTACCTTTCTGACAATTGAAGAACttaaaactaaatattttatttttatatctctATCTTTAATCTTCTCAGCTAaattttattgtaaaaatatatttagtcaAGCTCCACTATGTTAGAGGATTTGGTTTAGATTGATAGTTTTTAGTGTGTAAACATTGTCTGTTATGTGTGTAAAATATGACTGCTTGAACAGTACCACATGATTGCCACATGATTCACAGCACATGCTCACATTAGGAAGGCTTGTGTCAAACACACCACAATCTGGCTGCATTTATCTGATAGAGGTTTGTGTCAAACACACCACAATCTGCCTGTATTTATAAGACAGAGGTTTGTGCCATGCACAAGAGCATGGACAGGGTTGGAAATGGCAAACTCAAACTGGGAAGAGTTAAAGGTAAAATCTAAGGAATTACcttaaaacacatttactttTTTCTCCCACTTTTGGAACTGTAACAAGTTGTCTTCCCATTATAGCACTATGTTATTATGATACAAATATCGGATAGAAATGCCCCACTGGCATGTTAGGTGGTAGTTTTCTCCTACTCTACATACAGACCATGTAATCAGATTTGAGTTTCTCTTAGAGCTTtatttcatattaataaatacacCAAAGAAAGCCCATATAAACATGTTCATTATCAGAATGTGATGTGATTTGAAGTGTTAGGGATACGTATGGCAACCGATGTACAATGTACATATTTcagttgaatttttttatttgatgttgtgttgtttggtatcttaatttttatttttcagtctcCTACAAGAGGTTCTATTGGTGAATTATCATGTTTGTGCCTCCATTAATGTCATCCTGTGAATGCTTTAACCTGCTGATCATCACCAAAGAAGACtatattaatgaatgaatgtaggGAATTTATTTCTCCCCCACATTTCATTAGCGCAAAATGTCAAAGGTATGTGAATTAATGTTTTTCCATGCAATCCCCAGGATCTTTGGATTAGCAAATCACCCCAAGTTGTGcttatgtatttctttggtaAGAACAACTGAAGTTATTAGATCTAACAGCCATTTTCCATATCAAAAGGCAATAAATAGCAAACCATTTGAAAATCTGGTCATCTGTGGGATTATTTACTTATAATTGTAGTAATTACTCCTAAGACTTTGTATGGAAAAACATTCAGTCTTTTTTGTCTGATGTAATGGTATTCATGACATTTTCTACACTTTCttcaatgtgtttaaaaatgtgtcCCACCTTTATCAAACATGGCGCCCAATGTGCTTACATGACATAAAATACCCAGCTCCCATAAAGGACATTGCTAAATCGAAATGTGAAACGTAATACATTCTCTCattcataaaacaaatgtaacc
This portion of the Esox lucius isolate fEsoLuc1 chromosome 13, fEsoLuc1.pri, whole genome shotgun sequence genome encodes:
- the LOC105014695 gene encoding sia-alpha-2,3-Gal-beta-1,4-GlcNAc-R:alpha 2,8-sialyltransferase, with product MVRIANALGLVILSVALLILSLISYVSIRKDSIFSSTKYDNMGGPRIMFHAGFRSQFAMNFLDPSFIPLNNALNEELQEKPSKWKFNKTAFHQQRKEIFHFIDVANNFSLIKNGVHVGQLMHFDYSSHKYVFSISNNLKSLLPDASPIQNKHYNVCAVVGNSGILTGSHCGPEIDSADFIFRCNFAPIESYYKDVGRKTNLTTFNPSILERYYNNLLTIQDRNNFFLNLKKLEGAILWIPAFFLHTSATVTRTLVDFFVEHKGQLKVELAWPGNIMQDVNKYWKTKNLSPKRLSTGILMYTLASAMCEEIHLYGFWPFGWDPNTGKELPYHYYDKKGTKFTTKWQETHQLPSEFKLLYKMHGEGVTKLSLSHCS